TAAGCGATAGTTACTGGAAAGTAATTATAGACAATTCGCCAATCAATCTTTTTGGCCCTGAAATGTCAGAAGAATTGATTGTACTGATGGATGAATTTGAAGCAGCTGAAAACCTAAAAGTCGTAGTTTTTGAAAGTGCCAATCCTGACTTTTTTATTGCTCATTTAGACGTGTTAAAAGCAACGGGCTTCCCAAAAGGTGCTGGAAAAACAGGACTTTCAAAATCTTGGCCAGATATTGCCAAACGCTTTGAACAAGCTCCTTTTGTCAGTATTGCCTCTATCAGAGGACGAGCCAGAGGTTTAGGAAGTGAATTTGCCCAAGCAATGGATATGCGATTTGCGAGTAAAGAAAAAGCGATTTTTGGTCAGCCAGAAATTGGCTTTAGTATCTTCCCAGGTGGTGGCGGAATGGAACGATTACATTTACTGACT
The Flectobacillus major DSM 103 DNA segment above includes these coding regions:
- a CDS encoding enoyl-CoA hydratase/isomerase family protein; translation: MILTTQKVSDSYWKVIIDNSPINLFGPEMSEELIVLMDEFEAAENLKVVVFESANPDFFIAHLDVLKATGFPKGAGKTGLSKSWPDIAKRFEQAPFVSIASIRGRARGLGSEFAQAMDMRFASKEKAIFGQPEIGFSIFPGGGGMERLHLLTGKAKALEIILSGSDFDAETAAAYGWVNRAIADDELDAFVENLAQRISSFDKKVIAEIKSIINERAVNPKNEQIMDTQTRFFEALAQPEAAIRMKNLFAKGLQQNSDAELNLGKYL